One window from the genome of Megalobrama amblycephala isolate DHTTF-2021 linkage group LG4, ASM1881202v1, whole genome shotgun sequence encodes:
- the mtmr12 gene encoding myotubularin-related protein 12 isoform X2 — MLSLGSGGAKSSKPSFVSYVTPEEIKLEKDLPKKEKHPDLLPGEVVFCSANPILKYTQDDLSQRGIFGTLFCTNFRVTFLSDEPKQEETSKTFKNKLYGENDIPLMCVDHIYGVYDEKRKLITGSFVKSKYPSKMIIHCKDLRVFQFCLTFTKEEDTKKIFQGIAHHCLEEKSLKCVFAFSYAGTPSPEMQRKQETIMFDSPEDWTQEMKRTKAKCRLVTENENFELSQRLPKYFIIPTALEDLFSYQGKGLPIWCWSHHSGCALFKASFPLMTQEDGDFQKHLDTMINAVAHNYLYSVKTEDLSESLPTILDIQQSYNKFKQFFLIDNSTDFWMSDMKWFSSLESSGWLDIIRQCLQKAVEVVECIDKDNTNVLITEEEGTDLCCVISSLAQIMLDPYYRTLMGFQSLVQKEWVAGCHAFLDRCNHLHQKDKECHSPVFLLFLECVWQLVQQHSPAFQFSETYLTVLSDSVHVPIFSTFLFNSAHHRESVMKAESPLAQSGPLSCPTVWDWSVQFDSKAQNFFFNPLYSEKVKHEKTARKTHKPKHQRQLSLPSTAFKTPTKKGFFKDETDSLKKMLRVKRISRWMGSPDSPVAATREFYESWQQRPLDYHGLLLPCLDGPAVRVWMQRYLRWIPEVHILGGGSMAVMTKLMELLNQVQDLKRVLEQRDASQAAKFDHRPHLQNRLFSFGTSGRLSSSFPFAYSRNRSFKPIIPTGLMQSLMVTDNLASQEDEAS; from the exons ATGTTGAGTTTGGGGAGCGGAGGAGCGAAGTCTTCAAAACCGTCATTTGTGTCTTATGTTACACCCGAG GAAATAAAATTGGAGAAAGACCTGCCAAAGAAAGAGAAACATCCTGATTTGCTACCAG GTGAAGTGGTGTTCTGTAGTGCCAACCCCATTCTCAAATACACTCAAGATGACCTCTCCCAGCGTGGCATCTTTGGCACGTTGTTCTGCACCAATTTTCGTGTTACATTCCTTAGTGATGAGCCGAAACAGGAAGAGACG TCCAAGACCTTTAAGAACAAactctatggagaaaatgacatTCCATTAATGTGTGTGGATCACATCTATGGTG tttACGATGAAAAAAGGAAACTGATAACAGGAAGCTTCGTGAAGAGCAAATACCCATCCAAAATGATCATTCACTGTAAAGATCTACGTGTCTTTCAGTTCTGTCTTACATTCACAAAGGAGGAAGACACCAAAAAG ATCTTTCAGGGTATTGCTCACCATTGTTTGGAGGAGAAATCTCTGAAGTGCGTCTTTGCTTTTTCCTATGCTGGGACACCAAGCCCAG AAATGCAGAGGAAACAGGAGACAATAATGTTTGACTCACCAGAGGACTGGACACAGGAAATGAAACGGACCAAAGCGAAATGTAGATTGGTCACAGAAAATGAGAACTTTGAACTCTCTCAAAG GTTACCGAAGTACTTCATCATCCCAACAGCACTAGAGGATTTATTCAGCTATCAAGGGAAGGGATTACCA ATCTGGTGTTGGTCTCATCACAGTGGTTGTGCTCTCTTCAAAGCGTCTTTCCCGCTTATGACACAAGAAGATGGGGATTTCCAAAAACACTTGGACAC AATGATAAATGCAGTCGCACATAATTACCTTTACTCTGTAAAAACAGAGGACCTCTCAGAATCCCTTCCTACAATCCTTGACATCCAGCAGTCATATAACAAGTTCAAACAATTCTTTCTTATCG ATAATTCAACCGATTTTTGGATGTCGGATATGAAATGGTTCTCTTCCCTTGAAAGCTCAGGATGGCTAGACATTATTAG ACAATGTCTCCAAAAAGCAGTAGAGGTGGTTGAATGTATTGATAAAGACAACACAAACGTCCTTATAACAG AGGAAGAGGGAACAGATCTGTGCTGTGTGATCTCCAGTCTGGCTCAGATAATGCTGGACCCTTATTACAGAACACTTATGGGTTTCCAGAGTCTGGTGCAGAAGGAGTGGGTGGCTGGTTGCCATGCCTTCCTGGATCGATGTAATCACCTCCATCAGAAAGACAAGGAG TGCCATTCTCCGGTCTTCCTCCTGTTCTTGGAATGCGTGTGGCAGCTTGTTCAGCAGCACAGCCCGGCTTTCCAGTTCTCCGAGACTTACCTGACTGTGCTGTCCGACAGTGTTCACGTGCCAATCTTCAGCACCTTTCTGTTCAACTCTGCCCATCACAGAGAAAGTGTTATGAAG GCCGAGTCACCACTTGCACAAAGTGGCCCATTGAGCTGCCCTACAGTGTGGGACTGGTCTGTGCAGTTTGACAGCAAGGCCCAGAATTTCTTCTTTAACCCACTGTATTCAGAGAAGGTGAAACATGAGAAGACTGCACGCAAAACTCACAAGCCCAAG cACCAAAGACAGTTATCCTTACCCAGCACAGCCTTCAAAACCCCAACCAAGAAAGGTTTCTTTAAGGATGAGACAGACAGCCTTAAAAAGATGCTACGAGTGAAGCGTATCAGTCGCTGGATGGGCTCTCCTGACTCCCCTGTGGCCGCCACCCGTGAGTTCTACGAGTCCTGGCAACAGCGTCCTCTGGACTATCACGGCCTCCTGCTCCCCTGTCTGGATGGACCGGCTGTCCGCGTCTGGATGCAGCGCTACCtgcgctggatacctgaggtgCACATCCTGGGCGGAGGCTCCATGGCCGTCATGACCAAGCTTATGGAACTTCTAAATCAGGTGCAGGATCTGAAGCGTGTGCTGGAACAGAGAGACGCATCGCAAGCTGCGAAATTTGATCACCGTCCACACCTTCAAAACCGGCTGTTCTCCTTCGGCACCTCAGGACGATTGTCATCCTCATTCCCCTTTGCTTACAGCCGCAACCGATCTTTCAAGCCCATCATTCCTACAGGTCTAATGCAAAGCCTCATGGTAACTGACAACCTAGCTAGTCAGGAGGACGAGGCCAGTTAG
- the mtmr12 gene encoding myotubularin-related protein 12 isoform X1 has protein sequence MLSLGSGGAKSSKPSFVSYVTPEEIKLEKDLPKKEKHPDLLPGEVVFCSANPILKYTQDDLSQRGIFGTLFCTNFRVTFLSDEPKQEETSKTFKNKLYGENDIPLMCVDHIYGVYDEKRKLITGSFVKSKYPSKMIIHCKDLRVFQFCLTFTKEEDTKKIFQGIAHHCLEEKSLKCVFAFSYAGTPSPEMQRKQETIMFDSPEDWTQEMKRTKAKCRLVTENENFELSQRLPKYFIIPTALEDLFSYQGKGLPIWCWSHHSGCALFKASFPLMTQEDGDFQKHLDTMINAVAHNYLYSVKTEDLSESLPTILDIQQSYNKFKQFFLIDNSTDFWMSDMKWFSSLESSGWLDIIRQCLQKAVEVVECIDKDNTNVLITEEEGTDLCCVISSLAQIMLDPYYRTLMGFQSLVQKEWVAGCHAFLDRCNHLHQKDKECHSPVFLLFLECVWQLVQQHSPAFQFSETYLTVLSDSVHVPIFSTFLFNSAHHRESVMKAESPLAQSGPLSCPTVWDWSVQFDSKAQNFFFNPLYSEKVKHEKTARKTHKPKLISRSKTTIGERAPSAMHQRQLSLPSTAFKTPTKKGFFKDETDSLKKMLRVKRISRWMGSPDSPVAATREFYESWQQRPLDYHGLLLPCLDGPAVRVWMQRYLRWIPEVHILGGGSMAVMTKLMELLNQVQDLKRVLEQRDASQAAKFDHRPHLQNRLFSFGTSGRLSSSFPFAYSRNRSFKPIIPTGLMQSLMVTDNLASQEDEAS, from the exons ATGTTGAGTTTGGGGAGCGGAGGAGCGAAGTCTTCAAAACCGTCATTTGTGTCTTATGTTACACCCGAG GAAATAAAATTGGAGAAAGACCTGCCAAAGAAAGAGAAACATCCTGATTTGCTACCAG GTGAAGTGGTGTTCTGTAGTGCCAACCCCATTCTCAAATACACTCAAGATGACCTCTCCCAGCGTGGCATCTTTGGCACGTTGTTCTGCACCAATTTTCGTGTTACATTCCTTAGTGATGAGCCGAAACAGGAAGAGACG TCCAAGACCTTTAAGAACAAactctatggagaaaatgacatTCCATTAATGTGTGTGGATCACATCTATGGTG tttACGATGAAAAAAGGAAACTGATAACAGGAAGCTTCGTGAAGAGCAAATACCCATCCAAAATGATCATTCACTGTAAAGATCTACGTGTCTTTCAGTTCTGTCTTACATTCACAAAGGAGGAAGACACCAAAAAG ATCTTTCAGGGTATTGCTCACCATTGTTTGGAGGAGAAATCTCTGAAGTGCGTCTTTGCTTTTTCCTATGCTGGGACACCAAGCCCAG AAATGCAGAGGAAACAGGAGACAATAATGTTTGACTCACCAGAGGACTGGACACAGGAAATGAAACGGACCAAAGCGAAATGTAGATTGGTCACAGAAAATGAGAACTTTGAACTCTCTCAAAG GTTACCGAAGTACTTCATCATCCCAACAGCACTAGAGGATTTATTCAGCTATCAAGGGAAGGGATTACCA ATCTGGTGTTGGTCTCATCACAGTGGTTGTGCTCTCTTCAAAGCGTCTTTCCCGCTTATGACACAAGAAGATGGGGATTTCCAAAAACACTTGGACAC AATGATAAATGCAGTCGCACATAATTACCTTTACTCTGTAAAAACAGAGGACCTCTCAGAATCCCTTCCTACAATCCTTGACATCCAGCAGTCATATAACAAGTTCAAACAATTCTTTCTTATCG ATAATTCAACCGATTTTTGGATGTCGGATATGAAATGGTTCTCTTCCCTTGAAAGCTCAGGATGGCTAGACATTATTAG ACAATGTCTCCAAAAAGCAGTAGAGGTGGTTGAATGTATTGATAAAGACAACACAAACGTCCTTATAACAG AGGAAGAGGGAACAGATCTGTGCTGTGTGATCTCCAGTCTGGCTCAGATAATGCTGGACCCTTATTACAGAACACTTATGGGTTTCCAGAGTCTGGTGCAGAAGGAGTGGGTGGCTGGTTGCCATGCCTTCCTGGATCGATGTAATCACCTCCATCAGAAAGACAAGGAG TGCCATTCTCCGGTCTTCCTCCTGTTCTTGGAATGCGTGTGGCAGCTTGTTCAGCAGCACAGCCCGGCTTTCCAGTTCTCCGAGACTTACCTGACTGTGCTGTCCGACAGTGTTCACGTGCCAATCTTCAGCACCTTTCTGTTCAACTCTGCCCATCACAGAGAAAGTGTTATGAAG GCCGAGTCACCACTTGCACAAAGTGGCCCATTGAGCTGCCCTACAGTGTGGGACTGGTCTGTGCAGTTTGACAGCAAGGCCCAGAATTTCTTCTTTAACCCACTGTATTCAGAGAAGGTGAAACATGAGAAGACTGCACGCAAAACTCACAAGCCCAAG cTCATTTCAAGATCAAAAACCACAATAGGAGAGAGAGCACCATCAGCAATG cACCAAAGACAGTTATCCTTACCCAGCACAGCCTTCAAAACCCCAACCAAGAAAGGTTTCTTTAAGGATGAGACAGACAGCCTTAAAAAGATGCTACGAGTGAAGCGTATCAGTCGCTGGATGGGCTCTCCTGACTCCCCTGTGGCCGCCACCCGTGAGTTCTACGAGTCCTGGCAACAGCGTCCTCTGGACTATCACGGCCTCCTGCTCCCCTGTCTGGATGGACCGGCTGTCCGCGTCTGGATGCAGCGCTACCtgcgctggatacctgaggtgCACATCCTGGGCGGAGGCTCCATGGCCGTCATGACCAAGCTTATGGAACTTCTAAATCAGGTGCAGGATCTGAAGCGTGTGCTGGAACAGAGAGACGCATCGCAAGCTGCGAAATTTGATCACCGTCCACACCTTCAAAACCGGCTGTTCTCCTTCGGCACCTCAGGACGATTGTCATCCTCATTCCCCTTTGCTTACAGCCGCAACCGATCTTTCAAGCCCATCATTCCTACAGGTCTAATGCAAAGCCTCATGGTAACTGACAACCTAGCTAGTCAGGAGGACGAGGCCAGTTAG